One stretch of Neosynechococcus sphagnicola sy1 DNA includes these proteins:
- a CDS encoding serine/threonine-protein kinase: MRVMDYGVGDEEIPFYVMEYLEGESLGDLISDRSLTLPKFLKLARQICLGLECAHQGIPFKGEINSIIHRDIKPGNILICQDPTMGDLVKILDFGIAKLLQSDGDQTSSFMGTLAYSSPEQMEGKDLDNRADIYSLGILMYEMLLNKMPLYPDSHTFGSWYKAHHFQPPRPFCEADPHSNHPKALESLVMSCLAKAPADRPQTVSDILQRLDEIERSLTTPPSSPTTPPTPNLSATGSFAPSLPTTPPIPVVTNSLAPPPTPPAAVAAVSIEQACLMALWPSNMPVAEIVFPQVVYTGREAVASLWIMLHQQDIQNRWVCTRYNQFLFLESPHPMLLWATVLYSRQHGPRWLPCYLDLKTSKGQELVRLLGDKGQYQLLFFPWENPHRCVHVMSSTISAFQGPLLKEWANSSQINTTDQAPLSKSVLRAEFEKLKPKILMKLESSYVDGWPEAGSDLAG; this comes from the coding sequence GGGTGATGGACTACGGGGTGGGGGATGAGGAGATCCCCTTCTATGTCATGGAGTACCTTGAGGGTGAAAGTCTCGGCGATCTGATCAGCGATCGCTCCCTGACCCTCCCTAAATTTTTGAAACTAGCACGCCAGATCTGTCTGGGGCTGGAATGCGCCCACCAAGGAATCCCCTTCAAAGGCGAAATTAATTCCATTATTCACCGTGATATTAAGCCAGGGAATATTTTGATCTGTCAAGATCCGACCATGGGGGATCTTGTCAAAATCTTAGACTTTGGGATTGCAAAATTGCTGCAAAGTGACGGTGATCAAACCAGTTCCTTTATGGGGACGCTAGCCTACTCTTCGCCGGAGCAAATGGAGGGCAAGGATCTGGATAACCGGGCTGATATCTACAGCCTAGGGATTTTGATGTATGAAATGCTACTGAATAAAATGCCCTTGTATCCAGACTCCCATACCTTTGGCAGCTGGTACAAAGCCCATCATTTTCAACCTCCCCGTCCCTTCTGTGAAGCAGATCCCCACTCCAACCATCCCAAAGCGCTAGAGTCCCTCGTGATGAGCTGTCTGGCGAAGGCTCCCGCTGATCGCCCCCAGACAGTGAGCGACATTCTTCAGAGACTGGATGAGATTGAACGCAGTCTGACCACCCCTCCCTCATCCCCAACTACCCCTCCTACCCCCAACCTGTCAGCTACAGGGAGCTTTGCCCCTTCATTACCAACCACCCCTCCCATACCAGTCGTTACTAATAGCCTTGCCCCGCCGCCAACTCCCCCTGCCGCCGTCGCCGCGGTTTCCATAGAACAAGCTTGTTTGATGGCTCTTTGGCCCTCTAATATGCCCGTTGCCGAAATTGTCTTTCCCCAAGTGGTGTACACTGGGCGGGAGGCTGTGGCTAGCCTATGGATCATGCTGCATCAGCAAGATATTCAGAATCGCTGGGTCTGTACCCGCTACAATCAATTTCTGTTTTTGGAGTCACCCCATCCAATGCTACTGTGGGCAACGGTGCTCTATAGTCGTCAGCACGGGCCGCGGTGGCTTCCCTGTTACTTGGATCTCAAAACTTCCAAGGGTCAAGAACTGGTACGCCTATTGGGGGACAAAGGTCAGTATCAACTACTGTTTTTCCCCTGGGAAAATCCGCACCGCTGTGTGCATGTCATGTCCTCGACAATTTCTGCTTTTCAGGGACCGCTGCTAAAAGAGTGGGCAAACTCCAGTCAAATCAACACTACGGATCAAGCTCCATTAAGTAAAAGCGTTCTGCGAGCAGAGTTTGAAAAACTCAAGCCCAAAATTCTGATGAAGCTGGAATCAAGCTACGTCGACGGCTGGCCTGAAGCTGGATCTGATTTAGCAGGTTGA